A region from the Bacteroidia bacterium genome encodes:
- a CDS encoding DUF1987 domain-containing protein, giving the protein MEALNIKSTNDTPQIILNKDNNQFEISGKSLPEDVNTFYEPVFEWFDKYFQNPNPKTILVFNLDYLNTASSKSLLSLFLVLENAVTAGHKVEVVWQYLVDDEDMFDVGEEYSEIIKVPFTFVPLEVED; this is encoded by the coding sequence ATGGAAGCACTAAATATTAAATCAACAAATGATACTCCTCAGATTATTCTTAACAAAGACAATAATCAATTTGAGATATCAGGTAAAAGCTTACCAGAAGATGTAAACACTTTTTATGAACCAGTTTTTGAATGGTTCGACAAATATTTTCAAAACCCAAATCCAAAAACCATTCTGGTTTTTAACCTAGATTACTTAAATACAGCTTCATCCAAATCACTTCTTTCGCTATTCTTAGTTTTAGAAAATGCAGTAACAGCTGGTCACAAAGTTGAAGTAGTTTGGCAATACCTTGTAGATGATGAAGACATGTTTGATGTAGGCGAAGAATATTCAGAAATAATCAAAGTGCCTTTTACTTTTGTACCATTGGAAGTAGAAGACTAA
- a CDS encoding T9SS type A sorting domain-containing protein has translation MRNLICAFLILFASQVNSQVAVGHWRAHLPYSTGINVEPANDKVYCLSTGGLFVYSLNDNSTTTLTKINGLSDVVISALQFIPEKNTLVIGYENGNIDLIKDNTVYNISDIFRKHITGSKSINNINYINGKTYLSCGFGIIVLDVDRNEIKDTYYIGSNGTYIDVLEMCSDNTYLYAATTTGIYKALESNQNLVNFANWSLIANIPNHDKKFDHIVYFDNHILTTYSNNGWNKDTTYIYDNVSWTKFDTSMKEITNMVVSGNKLIICSYSHLRTYNSFNDLTGTNYYGFSPTTNSLPRDAELSNNGTLWIADNNLGLVWQNAGMYNYEYTTPNGPSKKTTFSIVAGKNEVYAVPGGHDISYRNLWNNGEIYSFKNQKWTNYSANQIPELSTAPDITEIAINSNNSSQVFYGSYGGGVFEFNNGNFVAKYDYTNSTLQPYDPSFLVTIIGGIVVDEDNNLWVTNSGSQIYPNLLSVKKPNGQWKSFSLYSEAISNDISKIVIDKYKTKWMILPRGRGLLAFNENGTIDNISDDQKKYISVSDENGDVISNAVYSIAVDKDGIIWVGTNKGVPFYYNPENVFNSNFYAQQVKIPNENPGQANYLLEAETVTAIAIDGANQKWFGTESGGAFLMSPDGTKEILHFTKENSPLLANSIISIAIEPVSGEVFFATENGIISYRSTSTEPEEYFHDVTVFPNPVKPGYDGIIAINGLVSNADIKISDIVGNVVYQTKSEGGQATWNGRKFNGEKVQTGVYLVFCSNEDGSKTFITKILFIN, from the coding sequence ATGCGTAACTTAATTTGTGCTTTTTTAATTTTATTTGCTTCTCAAGTCAATAGTCAGGTTGCTGTTGGTCATTGGAGAGCTCACTTACCTTATTCAACCGGAATAAATGTAGAACCTGCAAATGACAAAGTTTATTGCTTGTCAACCGGTGGCTTATTTGTATATTCATTAAATGATAATTCTACAACTACTCTTACTAAGATAAATGGATTATCAGATGTTGTAATTAGTGCATTACAATTTATACCGGAAAAAAATACACTTGTAATAGGATATGAAAATGGCAATATTGATTTAATTAAAGACAATACAGTTTATAACATATCCGACATTTTTAGAAAACATATAACAGGTAGCAAATCTATCAATAACATTAATTACATAAACGGAAAAACTTATTTATCCTGTGGATTTGGAATAATTGTACTTGATGTTGATAGAAATGAGATTAAAGATACATATTATATAGGCTCAAATGGGACCTACATTGATGTATTGGAAATGTGTTCAGATAATACATATTTATATGCTGCAACAACAACAGGAATTTATAAAGCCCTTGAAAGCAATCAAAATCTTGTAAATTTTGCAAACTGGTCTTTAATTGCAAACATTCCAAATCACGATAAAAAATTTGACCACATAGTTTATTTCGATAACCATATTTTAACAACATACAGTAACAATGGTTGGAACAAAGATACTACCTATATATACGATAATGTTTCATGGACAAAATTTGACACATCTATGAAAGAAATCACCAACATGGTTGTATCTGGGAATAAATTAATAATTTGTAGCTACTCTCATTTAAGAACCTATAATTCATTTAATGATTTAACAGGCACAAATTATTATGGTTTTTCACCTACAACAAACTCTTTACCTAGAGATGCAGAACTTTCAAATAATGGAACTCTTTGGATTGCAGATAATAATTTAGGATTAGTTTGGCAAAATGCTGGGATGTATAATTATGAATATACAACACCAAACGGTCCAAGCAAAAAAACAACTTTTTCTATAGTCGCCGGAAAAAATGAAGTTTATGCTGTACCAGGTGGGCACGATATTTCTTATAGAAATTTATGGAATAACGGTGAAATTTATAGTTTTAAAAACCAAAAATGGACAAACTATTCTGCGAATCAAATTCCTGAACTAAGTACAGCACCTGATATTACTGAGATTGCAATTAATTCAAATAATTCCAGTCAGGTGTTTTACGGATCATATGGAGGAGGTGTTTTCGAATTTAACAATGGAAATTTTGTAGCTAAATATGATTACACAAATAGTACTTTGCAACCTTACGATCCAAGCTTTCTTGTAACTATTATAGGGGGTATTGTTGTTGATGAAGATAATAATTTATGGGTTACAAATTCAGGTAGTCAGATTTATCCAAATTTATTAAGTGTAAAAAAGCCAAACGGACAATGGAAAAGTTTCTCATTATACAGTGAAGCAATTTCAAATGATATTAGTAAGATTGTTATAGATAAATACAAAACAAAATGGATGATTCTGCCACGTGGACGTGGTTTACTTGCCTTTAACGAAAATGGAACAATTGATAATATTAGTGACGATCAAAAAAAATACATAAGTGTTTCTGATGAAAATGGCGATGTGATATCAAATGCGGTTTATTCTATTGCTGTTGATAAGGATGGCATTATTTGGGTAGGAACAAATAAAGGGGTTCCATTTTATTATAATCCCGAAAATGTTTTCAATTCCAATTTTTATGCTCAGCAGGTAAAAATTCCGAATGAAAATCCAGGACAAGCAAATTATCTTTTGGAAGCCGAAACTGTTACAGCCATTGCCATTGACGGCGCAAATCAAAAATGGTTTGGTACCGAAAGTGGTGGCGCTTTTCTAATGTCGCCTGATGGAACTAAAGAAATTCTGCACTTTACTAAAGAAAATAGTCCGCTTTTAGCTAATTCCATAATAAGCATTGCTATAGAACCAGTATCAGGTGAAGTATTTTTTGCAACCGAAAACGGAATTATTTCTTACCGCTCAACTTCAACTGAGCCGGAAGAATATTTTCACGATGTTACAGTTTTTCCTAACCCTGTAAAACCAGGATATGATGGTATAATTGCAATAAACGGGTTAGTATCAAATGCCGATATAAAAATCTCTGATATTGTCGGAAATGTTGTATACCAAACAAAATCAGAAGGTGGTCAAGCAACATGGAACGGTAGAAAATTTAATGGTGAAAAAGTTCAGACTGGAGTTTATCTTGTTTTTTGCTCAAATGAAGATGGATCTAAAACCTTTATTACAAAGATTTTGTTTATCAATTAA
- a CDS encoding MBOAT family protein has product MLFNSLQFILFFLAFFFILFSIPANTRKYWLLIASCYFYMVFKPVYLLILLAVILIDFFAGKKIEHSKKNKLIWLILSLVSNIGILVFYKYYNFLNENISILLNLFDTQNPIPALEIILPIGLSFHTFQAMSYTIEVYRGKQPAERNIFTYALYVLYFPQLVAGPIERPQNLIHQFKTRIAFNYDNITKGLFRISLGLFKKVVIADRLAMFTDPVFNDLSSSNGISVLVATIFFAFEIYCDFSGYTDIAIGLSNMMGISLIENFKNPYTSKSINEFWSRWHISLSTWFRDYLYIPLGGNRTSYARWMLNIFIVFALSGLWHGASWNFIIWGLLHGSMIIIEKLLAKINFKFKIPTVIKLLFTFSFACFAWLFFRIKELDDVFIAFNHLLNFDFSESLPKVFNNIELIFAFLLIIILLITEKYIKRYFIRRKSMLILTTFSIFLLCYLFGEFYFKQFIYFQF; this is encoded by the coding sequence ATGCTTTTTAATTCACTTCAATTTATATTATTTTTTCTTGCATTCTTCTTTATTCTTTTTAGCATACCCGCAAACACACGTAAATACTGGTTATTAATAGCAAGTTGCTATTTTTACATGGTCTTTAAACCTGTATATTTACTTATACTTTTAGCTGTAATATTAATTGATTTTTTTGCAGGCAAAAAAATTGAACACAGTAAGAAAAACAAGCTAATATGGCTAATTCTCAGCTTAGTCTCAAATATAGGTATTCTTGTTTTTTATAAATATTACAACTTCTTAAATGAAAATATTTCGATCTTATTAAACTTATTCGACACACAAAACCCAATTCCTGCTTTAGAAATTATATTACCAATTGGTTTATCCTTTCATACTTTTCAGGCAATGAGCTATACGATTGAGGTATATAGGGGAAAACAACCTGCTGAAAGAAATATTTTTACTTATGCCTTATATGTACTTTACTTTCCACAATTAGTTGCCGGACCAATTGAACGACCTCAAAACTTAATTCATCAGTTTAAAACCAGGATAGCCTTCAATTATGATAATATTACAAAAGGTCTATTTAGAATATCTTTAGGCTTATTTAAAAAAGTTGTTATTGCAGACAGACTTGCAATGTTTACAGATCCTGTTTTTAATGATTTATCAAGCTCAAACGGAATATCGGTTTTAGTTGCAACAATATTTTTCGCTTTTGAGATTTATTGCGACTTCTCAGGATACACAGACATTGCAATTGGGCTTTCTAATATGATGGGCATATCTCTAATTGAAAATTTTAAAAACCCTTATACATCTAAATCAATTAATGAATTCTGGTCACGTTGGCATATTTCATTGTCAACTTGGTTCAGAGATTATTTATACATTCCTTTAGGCGGGAACAGAACATCATATGCCAGATGGATGCTAAATATTTTCATTGTCTTTGCACTTAGCGGACTGTGGCATGGAGCCAGCTGGAATTTTATTATTTGGGGATTATTACACGGAAGCATGATTATTATTGAGAAATTGTTGGCAAAAATAAATTTCAAATTCAAAATTCCAACTGTAATAAAACTACTATTCACTTTTAGTTTTGCATGTTTTGCTTGGCTATTTTTCAGAATTAAAGAATTAGATGATGTATTTATTGCATTTAATCATTTATTAAATTTCGACTTTAGTGAAAGCTTACCAAAGGTTTTTAACAACATTGAACTAATATTCGCATTCCTATTAATTATTATTCTTTTAATTACAGAAAAATATATTAAAAGATATTTTATCAGAAGAAAAAGCATGTTAATATTAACAACTTTCAGTATATTTTTGTTGTGTTATTTGTTTGGAGAATTTTATTTTAAACAATTTATTTATTTCCAGTTTTAA
- a CDS encoding branched-chain amino acid aminotransferase, whose product MLQKTLEIESMENIDWGKLPFGYLKTDFNVRSVYKNGSWSKLEVSDSEYMPIHISATGLHYGQEAFEGMKAYMGKDGKVRIFRWIENAKRMQRSAKGTFMAEVPDELFHEAVVKAIQLNKKFIPPFGTGAALYIRPLLFGSGGEIGVKPSSEYTFIVFVSPVGPYFKEGFNPVKIAIVRDSDRAAPLGTGTLKVGGNYAASLRGIAKAHDLGCGSPLYLDSKEKKYIDEIGAANFFAVKDNTYITTKSESILPSITNMSLIDLANDLGLKTIRRPIDIDELDSFEEVGACGTAAIITPIGEIIDPDKNRVYNFCKDGKPGPISTKLYNTLVDIQFGNISDNHGWTEVIEFN is encoded by the coding sequence ATGTTACAAAAAACTTTAGAAATAGAATCTATGGAAAACATTGATTGGGGGAAATTACCATTTGGGTATCTGAAAACTGACTTTAATGTTAGAAGCGTTTACAAAAATGGATCTTGGAGCAAACTGGAAGTCTCAGATTCCGAATATATGCCTATTCACATATCAGCTACCGGTTTACATTACGGACAGGAAGCTTTTGAAGGCATGAAAGCATATATGGGAAAAGACGGCAAAGTGCGCATATTTAGGTGGATAGAAAATGCAAAAAGAATGCAACGTTCTGCTAAAGGTACATTTATGGCAGAAGTTCCTGATGAACTTTTTCATGAAGCTGTAGTTAAGGCTATTCAATTAAACAAAAAATTTATACCTCCATTTGGAACAGGCGCAGCACTATATATCAGACCATTGTTATTTGGCTCTGGTGGCGAAATTGGTGTAAAACCTTCTTCAGAGTATACATTTATAGTATTTGTTAGCCCGGTTGGACCATATTTTAAAGAAGGCTTTAATCCTGTAAAAATTGCGATAGTAAGAGACAGTGACAGAGCAGCTCCACTTGGCACAGGAACATTAAAGGTAGGCGGAAACTACGCAGCAAGCTTAAGAGGTATTGCAAAAGCACACGACTTAGGTTGCGGTTCTCCATTATATCTTGATTCTAAAGAAAAAAAATATATCGATGAAATTGGCGCTGCTAACTTTTTTGCTGTTAAGGATAACACTTATATAACAACAAAATCTGAATCAATTTTACCTTCAATAACAAATATGAGTTTAATTGATTTAGCAAATGATCTAGGATTAAAAACTATCAGAAGACCTATTGACATCGACGAATTAGATAGTTTTGAAGAAGTGGGAGCATGTGGAACGGCCGCTATTATTACCCCTATTGGTGAAATTATAGATCCTGATAAAAACAGAGTTTATAATTTTTGTAAAGATGGAAAACCGGGACCTATCTCGACTAAGCTTTATAACACTCTTGTTGATATTCAGTTTGGGAATATTTCCGATAATCATGGTTGGACAGAAGTAATAGAATTTAATTAA
- a CDS encoding chemotaxis protein CheB, whose translation MTNKTIIIGGSAGSFKIVMKIISILPKKIDMPIFICLHRLRSARKGFAETLQINSSLKIIEPNDKEVIENNNIYIAPANYHMYILKNGSIGLSVEEEINHSRPSIDLAFFTAAEYYNNNLLGIILSGANDDGANGFLKIKENRGSTIAQEPDECEVSVMPLSCINNKSTDKILTVKEIIKEIQNFISYNI comes from the coding sequence ATGACAAATAAAACAATAATTATAGGTGGTTCGGCTGGAAGTTTTAAAATTGTAATGAAAATAATTTCAATACTTCCTAAGAAAATCGACATGCCCATATTTATTTGCTTACATAGACTACGTTCTGCAAGAAAAGGCTTTGCAGAAACACTGCAAATTAATTCCTCTTTAAAAATAATTGAACCTAATGATAAAGAAGTTATTGAAAACAATAACATTTACATTGCTCCAGCCAATTACCATATGTACATTTTAAAAAATGGAAGCATTGGGCTATCAGTAGAAGAAGAAATAAATCATTCAAGACCTTCAATTGATTTAGCTTTTTTTACAGCAGCAGAGTACTATAATAATAACTTACTTGGTATAATTTTATCGGGAGCCAATGATGACGGCGCAAATGGATTTCTTAAAATAAAAGAAAATAGAGGTTCAACTATAGCACAAGAACCAGATGAATGTGAAGTATCTGTAATGCCATTATCGTGTATTAATAATAAGAGTACAGATAAAATACTTACAGTAAAAGAAATTATTAAAGAAATACAAAATTTTATATCATATAACATTTGA
- a CDS encoding carboxypeptidase-like regulatory domain-containing protein, protein MIRSIKTFSIAIIAIFSLQSTNAQITKLMGHVSDAKTKEALPFVSISFKGTKTGAITDFNGNYKLETTLPVDSVVASYIGYKRNAKKVIRNKFQTLNFELTPSSLELEEVVVAVKKRSRTRDEQALMLLDKILEYKDKNNTEKLDYYEYETYNKIEFDLNNITEEFKNKRVLKPFKFVFQYIDTSTVNGKPYLPVFIIESVANYCFRKQPKAEREFIKASHASGIQNQSINQLMGNMFIKMNLYDNYIDLFGKGFISPVAGIGRVYYKYFLVDSGFIDNNWCYHMVFHPRIKEENVFNGDFWIADTSFAIKKIEIKIDKSVNINFINSVNITQEFNHIDTTVWMLDKESLVIDFNLFENPNSAMGFFGRKTTTFRDHKINFARDDAFYATTTDILVDPDAGKKDTAYWNEARHDELTQKEKDIFRMVDTIKTIGAFRTYYDILNAFVTYYYVWGKFELGPYFTTYSFNNIEGNRFRFGLRTSNAMSKKFMVETYAAYGTKDERFKYGGKFIYMFDKNPRRGVTLAYKHDLEQLGQSVNAFKEDNILASALRRGSSDKLSMVQEYKANYEHEWFQGFSNNLIFKHREMSPMPGIAFDIKSGNEIINEKILYTSDLILNTRFAYNEKFVMGEFDRISLGTKYPVLNVNYSYGLDGVWDNTFPYHKLILTVDHWFNIYPFGYSKYVLEGGKIWGTLPYPLLKMHEGNQTYFYDEYSFNLMNYYEFVSDQWLSLTWTHYFDGLFLNKFPLLRKLKWREVVWGKGLIGSLERKNLDVMVFPEGLGTLDGKQDLNHLKPYVEGGIGIENIFKILRVDGVWRFSYLDNPNIAKWGIRVSMQFKF, encoded by the coding sequence ATGATAAGATCTATTAAAACATTCTCAATTGCAATTATTGCAATATTCAGCTTGCAATCTACCAATGCTCAAATAACTAAACTTATGGGGCATGTAAGCGATGCAAAGACAAAAGAAGCTTTACCATTTGTGAGCATATCATTTAAAGGTACAAAAACAGGTGCAATTACTGATTTTAATGGAAATTATAAATTAGAGACTACTTTACCTGTTGATTCAGTAGTAGCTTCGTATATTGGTTACAAAAGAAATGCAAAAAAAGTAATTAGAAATAAATTTCAAACCTTGAATTTTGAACTAACGCCTTCATCATTAGAATTAGAGGAAGTTGTTGTAGCTGTTAAGAAACGTTCAAGAACTAGAGATGAACAAGCATTAATGCTATTAGATAAAATATTAGAATATAAGGATAAGAATAATACAGAAAAACTTGATTATTACGAGTATGAAACATATAATAAAATTGAATTCGATTTAAATAATATTACAGAAGAGTTTAAAAATAAAAGAGTTTTAAAACCCTTTAAATTTGTTTTTCAATATATTGATACTTCTACAGTAAACGGTAAGCCGTATTTACCTGTGTTTATAATTGAATCAGTTGCAAATTATTGTTTCAGAAAGCAACCTAAAGCCGAACGTGAATTTATAAAAGCATCACATGCCTCTGGTATTCAAAACCAGAGTATAAATCAGCTAATGGGAAATATGTTTATTAAAATGAATTTGTATGATAACTATATAGATTTATTTGGAAAAGGATTTATTAGCCCAGTTGCCGGAATAGGCAGAGTTTATTATAAATATTTTTTAGTTGATAGCGGTTTTATAGATAATAACTGGTGTTACCACATGGTTTTTCACCCAAGAATTAAAGAAGAGAATGTATTTAATGGCGACTTTTGGATAGCTGATACAAGTTTTGCAATTAAAAAAATTGAAATTAAAATAGACAAATCGGTAAATATAAACTTTATCAATAGTGTTAATATAACTCAGGAATTTAATCATATTGATACTACAGTTTGGATGTTAGATAAAGAAAGTTTGGTAATCGATTTTAATTTATTTGAAAACCCAAATAGTGCAATGGGATTTTTTGGACGAAAAACAACAACGTTCAGAGATCATAAAATAAATTTTGCTCGTGATGATGCTTTTTATGCAACAACAACTGACATATTAGTTGATCCGGATGCAGGGAAGAAAGATACTGCATATTGGAATGAAGCCAGACATGATGAGCTTACACAAAAGGAAAAGGATATTTTCAGGATGGTAGATACCATTAAAACTATTGGTGCATTCAGAACATACTATGATATTTTAAATGCTTTTGTTACTTATTACTATGTATGGGGAAAATTTGAATTAGGACCTTATTTTACTACATATAGTTTTAACAATATAGAAGGAAATCGTTTTAGGTTTGGACTTAGAACAAGTAATGCCATGAGTAAAAAATTTATGGTTGAAACTTATGCAGCTTACGGAACAAAGGATGAGAGATTTAAATACGGAGGGAAATTTATTTACATGTTTGATAAAAACCCTCGGCGCGGAGTAACGTTAGCATACAAACACGATTTGGAGCAATTAGGGCAATCGGTAAATGCATTTAAAGAAGATAACATTCTTGCGTCGGCATTAAGAAGAGGTTCAAGTGATAAATTATCAATGGTGCAAGAGTATAAAGCTAATTACGAACATGAGTGGTTTCAAGGATTTTCTAATAACTTAATTTTTAAACACCGCGAAATGTCACCAATGCCGGGTATTGCATTTGATATTAAAAGCGGAAATGAAATTATTAATGAAAAAATTCTATATACTTCTGATTTAATCTTAAATACCCGCTTTGCATATAATGAGAAATTTGTTATGGGCGAGTTTGACAGAATTAGTCTGGGTACGAAATATCCTGTGCTTAATGTTAATTATTCTTATGGATTGGATGGGGTGTGGGATAACACTTTCCCATATCACAAACTCATTCTTACGGTTGACCATTGGTTTAATATTTATCCTTTCGGGTATTCTAAATATGTGTTGGAAGGCGGTAAAATATGGGGAACTTTGCCTTATCCGCTTTTAAAAATGCACGAAGGAAACCAGACTTATTTTTATGATGAGTATTCATTTAATTTAATGAATTATTATGAATTTGTAAGCGACCAATGGTTGAGTCTAACATGGACTCATTATTTTGACGGGTTATTTTTAAATAAATTTCCTTTGTTACGAAAACTAAAATGGCGCGAAGTTGTTTGGGGAAAAGGATTAATAGGCAGCTTAGAAAGAAAAAATCTTGATGTTATGGTTTTCCCTGAGGGTTTAGGAACTTTAGATGGCAAACAAGATCTTAATCACTTAAAGCCTTATGTAGAAGGTGGAATAGGTATTGAGAATATATTTAAAATATTGCGTGTTGATGGGGTATGGAGGTTTTCATATTTAGATAACCCAAATATTGCGAAGTGGGGGATAAGAGTGAGTATGCAATTTAAGTTCTAA